A DNA window from Equus przewalskii isolate Varuska chromosome 12, EquPr2, whole genome shotgun sequence contains the following coding sequences:
- the NUPR1 gene encoding nuclear protein 1 — MATFPRAANPSQQPSDPEDEDLSLDEYDLYGLAHSYQGVGGRKGRTKREAAANTNHPSPGGHERKLVTKLQNTERKKRGARP, encoded by the exons ATGGCCACCTTCCCACGAGCAGCCAACCCGTCCCAGCAGCCCTCGGACCCAGAGGACGAAGACCTGAGTCTGGATGAGTACGACCTTTACGGCCTGGCTCATTCTTACCAGG GAGTGGGAGGCCGGAAAGGTCGCACCAAGAGAGAAGCTGCTGCCAACACCAACCACCCCAGCCCTGGTGGGCATGAGAGGAAGCTGGTGACCAAGCTCCAGAATACCGAGCGGAAAAAGCGAGGGGCACGGCCCTGA